TGCGAGATAAAGTCGTAGATGGACCTGCTGCCAAGATGGAGATGGCACTCGGGGCCAGCCGTCTTGGCAAAAAGGTGATCGAGCTTACAAACATCCATAAAGCGTACGGTGAGCGAAAACTGATCAACGATTTCAGCTACATTGTCCTGCCGGGTGATCGAGTGGGGATTATCGGGCCAAACGGAAGCGGAAAAACGACGCTCTTGAACATGCTCGCAGGAAGAATTCAACCGGATAGCGGTTCATTGGAAATTGGGACGACCGTTAAAATCGCCTACTACACGCAGGATAACGTCGAGATGGACGAAAAGCTGCGCGTCATCGAATATGTAAAGGAAGCCGCAGAGGTTATTCAGACGAGCAACGGAGAGTCGATCACGGCCTCGCAAATGCTGGAGCGGTTCCTGTTCTCGCCGCATATGCAATGGACACCGATTTCCCGTCTGTCTGGGGGAGAGCGGAGACGTCTGTATCTGCTTCGTACGCTCATGGGAGAGCCAAATGTGCTGTTTTTAGATGAGCCTACGAATGATTTGGATATTCAAACGCTCAGTATTTTGGAGGATTATCTCGAGCAGTTCCCTGGCGCAGTCATCACGGTATCGCATGACCGGTATTTCCTTGATCGTACCGTAGATCATTTGTTTGCTTTTGAGGGGCAAGGAAACATCCGTCACTACTACGGCAACTACTCCGAGTACCTGGAAGAAAGACGCCAGGAAAAAGCAACACAGGTGCAAGAAGCGGATCAACAGGCAGAAAAGGCGCAAAGCAACAGCGGGGCTAATCGCGGCAACAACCGCACACGCAAACTGTCTTACAAGGATCAGAAGGAATGGGATGCGATTGAAGGCAAGATCGCGGCTTTGGAAGAGCGCAGCGTCAAGCTGAAGCAAGAGATTGCAGCGTCAGGCAGCGATTACGGCAAAATTGAAAAGCTCTACGCAGAAGAACAGCAAGTGGCGGCAGAGCTCGAAGCCACCATTGAGCGTTGGGCGGAATTATCTGCACTGGTAGAGGAATTGGAGCAAGGGAAATAATTAGTGACGTAGCCAGTAATTGAGGGCTGGGAATGCGACGCATCCACCTGTAGACTAGAGTAGATTACTAGAGTAGAGGAGTCGCTGTCGTTGCCTGCCTATAAGTTAGACCCGGAATGGGTTATGTCTTACCTAGAGCTGCAAGAACATCAGCTCTCTTCCGAAATGCATCCAGAGGATAAAGAAGTGATCATGAACAAGATCAGGGAAATGACGTTATCGATCATGTACAAGCAAGCGAGAAGATTTCTTGTATACTTGGAATCGGATGAAACGGAAGCAGATAGAACGAAAAAGACTCATCTTATGTAAAGAAGACCCGCCTTGGATAAAAAAGAGGCGGGTTTTTTCATGTTTATGTTTATTGCTGTCTGATTCGAACGGGCGTACCAATGGGCACGATTTTTGCCAGAGCATTCACGTCCTCATTGTACATGCGAATACAGCCGTGAGATACATACTTGCCGATAGAGGAAGGATTGTTCGTGCCGTGAATGCCGTAGTGTGGCTTGCTCAGTCCCATCCAGATGGTGCCGAATACACTTAAAGGACCTCCTGGATAGGAGTTCGGATAGGGGACTTTGTTGATGATGGTAAAATCCCCTCGTGGTGTCGATGTGGCAATTTTGCCCAAGGCAACAGGATAAGAGCGGATGAGTTGGTTCCCATCGAATAGATCGAGACGTAACCTCGCAATCGAGATGCGGATGTTGTAGGACGGCAGCTTCTTCACCTCCCAGCACAAACGATACGAAATGCCGCTCTTACCATCTTATGA
This genomic stretch from Brevibacillus brevis harbors:
- a CDS encoding ATP-binding cassette domain-containing protein, whose product is MQILSVENLSKGYGEKVLFDNISFHIAEQERIGLIGVNGTGKSSLLKIVAGLDTADSGKIVHANHFHVEYLPQNPDFDENSTVLEQVFYGDSPLIQLLRDYETALEAVQESPDDEKKQARLFAVQNRMDAADAWESNTQAKMILTKLGLHNFSQKVGELSGGQKKRVAMARALIQPADLLILDEPTNHIDNETVEWLEEYLSRYKGALLLVTHDRYFLDRVTNRTFELDRGKLYSYEGNYAMFLEKKADREENEAAVESKRQNLLRRELAWLRRGAKARTTKQKARVQRAEELRDKVVDGPAAKMEMALGASRLGKKVIELTNIHKAYGERKLINDFSYIVLPGDRVGIIGPNGSGKTTLLNMLAGRIQPDSGSLEIGTTVKIAYYTQDNVEMDEKLRVIEYVKEAAEVIQTSNGESITASQMLERFLFSPHMQWTPISRLSGGERRRLYLLRTLMGEPNVLFLDEPTNDLDIQTLSILEDYLEQFPGAVITVSHDRYFLDRTVDHLFAFEGQGNIRHYYGNYSEYLEERRQEKATQVQEADQQAEKAQSNSGANRGNNRTRKLSYKDQKEWDAIEGKIAALEERSVKLKQEIAASGSDYGKIEKLYAEEQQVAAELEATIERWAELSALVEELEQGK
- a CDS encoding L,D-transpeptidase, with the translated sequence MKKLPSYNIRISIARLRLDLFDGNQLIRSYPVALGKIATSTPRGDFTIINKVPYPNSYPGGPLSVFGTIWMGLSKPHYGIHGTNNPSSIGKYVSHGCIRMYNEDVNALAKIVPIGTPVRIRQQ